A genomic segment from Microbacterium sp. SORGH_AS_0428 encodes:
- a CDS encoding Ig-like domain-containing protein, with product MKPPTRRAWSAAAVAAALALISAAAAAPSVAETPSRTVVIDPAAASVAAPAWPSIDPAAIDPAATDSGRASELAASVIASARTGAQVLAGDTLPAAANTVRAHFADFIAAGTPLLASPDDTTLIALTGDTATVVFANTTSAQATLEIDVRSFADHTAAATTVHTTSGAGELVATPATPVPATGLITVAAPAHSIVTAVTTGLVVTASPAAATARVAPASALVGEGQLRLIESSYAPGKVIELGNPAAQPTGPTGATSPAAAAVFTISGVAALTQKQAVVFSPVTARTDTYVISTQDGRVLSRRNNAASDFRYLQLTERTIDDAATDPYAQWTAVDAGNGEVSLQNVQRDAGGAIAALDLYNWKTADASEVQTYTFSGAAVQKWKIHPLTAAVASDTVIIQPGAAPQLPTMLRAVYGWGTRFEMTTLTWNLPDENVWNTDGTVTVTGTGIGYFGEQVPVEARYLVGSLSDGADAAYTTFAGVLVKELQMRAPRTVVRGVSGSEATVDAPVTWDWSRVTDADFAAPGTVTVPASAKSGFAANLVITVSPAATTNILRGAGVHHTVTHMDGASFQLTDGVRTVSGFSDWRSGGASNRVNPNTITFFLDEPQQVTGAGVFDIAGKRNIGTVTVQYRTLTGGWANLPGTAWPVTNPTADLSLEVTNEPVIATGVRVIITNKSASTWMTLSEIEVSGLTAGDAR from the coding sequence ATGAAGCCCCCGACCCGACGCGCGTGGAGCGCGGCCGCCGTGGCCGCCGCACTCGCGCTGATCTCCGCAGCCGCGGCCGCGCCGTCCGTCGCCGAGACGCCCTCGCGCACGGTGGTCATCGACCCCGCCGCCGCCTCCGTCGCCGCACCCGCGTGGCCCTCGATCGATCCCGCAGCGATCGACCCGGCCGCGACCGACTCCGGCCGGGCCAGCGAGCTCGCCGCATCCGTCATCGCCAGCGCCCGCACCGGCGCGCAGGTCCTCGCGGGCGACACCCTCCCCGCCGCCGCGAACACCGTCCGTGCGCACTTCGCCGACTTCATCGCCGCCGGAACCCCGCTGCTGGCGTCCCCCGACGACACCACGCTCATCGCCCTCACCGGCGACACCGCGACCGTCGTCTTCGCCAACACCACCAGCGCCCAGGCGACCCTCGAGATCGACGTGCGCTCCTTCGCCGACCACACCGCCGCGGCCACCACCGTGCACACCACCAGCGGAGCGGGCGAGCTCGTCGCCACGCCGGCGACGCCCGTTCCCGCCACCGGCCTGATCACGGTCGCCGCCCCCGCGCACTCGATCGTCACCGCCGTCACCACCGGCCTCGTCGTCACCGCGAGCCCGGCAGCAGCCACCGCACGCGTCGCGCCCGCATCCGCCCTCGTCGGCGAAGGCCAACTGCGCCTCATCGAGTCGTCCTACGCACCGGGCAAGGTCATCGAGCTCGGCAACCCCGCCGCCCAGCCCACCGGCCCGACGGGTGCCACCTCCCCCGCCGCTGCCGCCGTGTTCACGATCTCCGGCGTCGCCGCCCTCACGCAGAAGCAGGCCGTCGTGTTCTCCCCCGTCACCGCGCGGACCGACACCTACGTCATCTCCACCCAGGACGGCCGCGTGCTCTCGCGCCGCAACAACGCCGCGAGCGACTTCCGCTACCTGCAGCTCACCGAGCGCACCATCGACGACGCCGCCACCGACCCCTACGCGCAGTGGACGGCCGTCGACGCCGGAAACGGCGAGGTCTCGCTGCAGAACGTGCAGCGAGATGCGGGGGGCGCCATCGCGGCCCTCGACCTCTACAACTGGAAGACCGCCGACGCCTCCGAGGTGCAGACCTACACCTTCAGCGGCGCCGCCGTGCAGAAGTGGAAGATCCACCCCCTCACCGCCGCCGTCGCATCCGACACGGTCATCATCCAGCCCGGCGCCGCACCGCAGCTTCCGACCATGCTGCGCGCCGTCTACGGCTGGGGCACCCGGTTCGAGATGACGACGCTCACCTGGAACCTGCCCGACGAGAACGTCTGGAACACCGACGGCACCGTCACCGTGACCGGCACCGGCATCGGCTACTTCGGCGAGCAGGTGCCCGTCGAAGCCCGCTACCTCGTCGGCTCGCTCTCCGACGGCGCCGACGCCGCGTACACGACCTTCGCCGGCGTGCTCGTCAAAGAGCTCCAGATGCGCGCACCCCGCACCGTCGTCCGCGGCGTCTCGGGTTCCGAGGCCACCGTCGACGCGCCCGTCACCTGGGACTGGTCACGCGTCACCGACGCCGACTTCGCCGCCCCCGGCACCGTGACCGTTCCCGCCTCTGCGAAGAGCGGGTTCGCGGCGAACCTCGTCATCACCGTCAGCCCCGCCGCAACCACCAACATCCTGCGCGGCGCCGGCGTGCACCACACCGTGACTCACATGGACGGCGCGAGCTTCCAGCTCACCGACGGGGTGCGCACCGTCTCGGGTTTCTCCGACTGGCGCTCGGGCGGCGCATCCAACCGCGTCAACCCGAACACGATCACCTTCTTCCTCGACGAGCCCCAGCAGGTCACCGGTGCCGGGGTCTTCGACATCGCCGGAAAGCGGAACATCGGCACCGTCACGGTGCAGTACCGCACGCTCACCGGCGGCTGGGCGAACCTGCCCGGCACCGCCTGGCCGGTCACCAACCCGACCGCCGATCTCAGCCTCGAGGTCACGAACGAACCGGTCATCGCCACCGGCGTGCGCGTCATCATCACCAACAAGTCCGCGAGCACGTGGATGACCCTCTCCGAGATCGAGGTCTCGGGACTCACGGCGGGAGACGCACGATGA
- a CDS encoding acyltransferase family protein, producing the protein MPSGAAVGQIAPEGAKKRTFRPDIQGLRAVAVIVVILDHLIGWPPGGFVGVDVFFVISGFLITGLLLREHARTGSISFTGFYLRRAKRILPAAILVVAFSVVAGYLLFNRARAEQTALDGIWSTFFAANWRFASLGTDYFNADSGISPLQHFWSLAVEEQFYFIWPWLMLAIFSLLSLRSTQNSRTAHRVIGLTMFAIVLASFVWALHETQTNPNLAYFSTFSRAWELGVGALIAVAAGRFERIPLAVRTALGWIGLSGIAAALFVIHSDTGGFPAPWAMLPVLSTACVIIAGTGGEQRYLWPLMNPVSSWIGDVSYSLYIWHFPLIVFGIALFGGEPAVLAGIFVATFVISWVSYTLVEDPLRRSRWYGMPAVRRPRRSKRLFPDGLWRGRDVIVGVVALGLAVAGLSTAAITERTVSPPNGAYTPPVTGAQMTPTPTDTTSSTPELDALQADLAASLTQTRWPDDLTPTMDDAIRESQAPSDVMPCGSENRVESDCAWGDPAATHTILMVGNSVSMTYVEAVRTAIGNDRGWRVVAWGMFGCPFTDWNVDNINDLDVVPEGCAQRHDQAVDAINSVNPDLVLVSGIGSREGTASQLQKITAQSQVMFMIGPPTDKNPKECFTPTSSPADCVSSLPTDWGGREAALSTFGERIDTRPWFCHDAQCPPFAGTVPMKMDRAHMTAEYAQRIAPVIREYFATSVPNFPGA; encoded by the coding sequence ATGCCTTCCGGAGCCGCCGTTGGTCAGATCGCGCCGGAAGGTGCAAAGAAAAGGACCTTTCGACCGGACATTCAAGGCCTTAGAGCCGTCGCGGTCATAGTCGTCATCCTCGATCACTTGATCGGTTGGCCACCGGGGGGCTTTGTTGGCGTCGATGTTTTCTTTGTAATCTCTGGCTTCCTTATCACGGGGCTGTTGCTGCGCGAACATGCGCGCACTGGCAGCATCTCGTTTACTGGGTTTTATTTGAGACGAGCAAAGAGGATCCTGCCGGCGGCCATTCTCGTGGTGGCATTTTCAGTCGTCGCCGGATATCTGCTTTTCAATCGTGCGCGCGCGGAACAAACTGCGTTGGACGGAATCTGGTCCACGTTCTTTGCAGCCAACTGGCGCTTCGCTTCCCTAGGGACCGACTACTTCAACGCCGACTCAGGAATATCCCCTCTGCAGCATTTCTGGTCTCTCGCGGTCGAAGAACAGTTTTATTTCATCTGGCCCTGGCTCATGCTTGCGATCTTCTCCTTGCTTTCACTACGCAGTACGCAAAATTCCCGGACTGCACACCGAGTCATTGGCTTGACCATGTTCGCTATCGTGTTGGCGTCGTTTGTGTGGGCGCTCCACGAGACTCAGACCAACCCCAACCTCGCATACTTCTCGACCTTCTCTCGTGCGTGGGAGCTCGGAGTGGGAGCATTGATCGCAGTGGCTGCGGGAAGGTTCGAACGGATCCCGTTAGCGGTTCGTACGGCGCTTGGTTGGATCGGCCTGAGCGGCATTGCAGCTGCGCTGTTCGTGATTCATAGCGACACAGGCGGGTTCCCGGCTCCCTGGGCAATGCTTCCAGTCTTGTCCACGGCATGCGTCATCATCGCGGGCACGGGCGGTGAACAACGCTATCTGTGGCCGCTGATGAACCCGGTAAGCTCTTGGATCGGGGATGTTTCGTACTCGCTCTACATCTGGCACTTCCCGCTCATTGTTTTCGGCATAGCACTTTTTGGGGGAGAGCCTGCCGTTCTGGCGGGCATCTTCGTAGCCACTTTCGTCATCTCTTGGGTTTCTTACACACTCGTCGAGGATCCTCTTCGTCGGTCTCGCTGGTACGGCATGCCGGCGGTGCGGCGGCCCCGCAGGTCGAAGCGCCTGTTCCCTGATGGCTTGTGGCGTGGCCGGGACGTGATTGTTGGCGTGGTAGCGCTGGGGCTCGCGGTTGCGGGCTTGAGCACCGCGGCGATCACGGAACGCACGGTGTCGCCCCCGAACGGCGCGTACACCCCGCCTGTGACAGGGGCCCAGATGACGCCCACCCCAACCGACACGACCTCGTCTACGCCAGAGCTCGATGCGCTTCAGGCAGATCTCGCGGCGTCGCTGACTCAGACCCGGTGGCCGGACGATCTAACTCCCACCATGGACGATGCGATACGAGAGTCACAAGCGCCGAGCGACGTGATGCCGTGCGGATCCGAGAACCGAGTCGAAAGCGATTGCGCGTGGGGCGACCCGGCCGCCACGCACACCATCCTGATGGTGGGGAACTCGGTAAGCATGACTTATGTTGAAGCGGTGCGTACCGCGATCGGCAACGATCGCGGATGGCGGGTCGTTGCGTGGGGAATGTTCGGCTGCCCATTCACGGACTGGAACGTCGACAATATCAACGACCTCGACGTGGTACCGGAAGGATGCGCCCAGCGACACGACCAGGCTGTCGATGCCATCAACAGCGTAAATCCAGACCTCGTACTCGTTTCGGGAATCGGAAGCAGGGAGGGAACGGCATCGCAGTTGCAGAAGATCACCGCGCAAAGTCAGGTGATGTTCATGATTGGGCCGCCGACTGACAAAAACCCGAAGGAGTGCTTCACACCGACAAGCTCGCCTGCAGACTGCGTCAGCTCTCTCCCGACCGACTGGGGAGGACGGGAAGCTGCGTTGTCGACCTTCGGGGAGCGCATCGATACGCGACCGTGGTTCTGTCACGATGCGCAGTGCCCACCATTCGCCGGAACAGTGCCGATGAAGATGGACAGAGCTCACATGACGGCGGAGTACGCTCAGCGAATTGCCCCGGTGATTCGTGAGTATTTCGCAACATCCGTTCCCAACTTCCCGGGTGCGTAG
- a CDS encoding UDP-glucose/GDP-mannose dehydrogenase family protein encodes MKLSVIGCGYLGAVHAAAMASIGHEVVGIDVDQRKIDALSKGEAPFFEPGLQEILTEGITSGNLSFTTDMAAAQGAKVHFVGVGTPQQKDGYAADLTYVNAAIDGLLPYLSEGDIVAGKSTVPVGTAALLAERVDPTGATLVWNPEFLREGWAVKDTIDPDRLVAGVPEGPTGERAAGVLREVYHPAIAKGTPFLVMDRATSELVKVSANAFLATKISFINAMAEIAEVTGADVTKLSEAIGYDERIGRQFLKSGIGFGGGCLPKDIRAFSARAEELGRGESVAFLRQVDEINLRRRERAVQLVVEGLGGSAFKKNVTVLGAAFKPHSDDIRDSPALDVAVRLHGLGAWVTVTDPAALDNARRVHPQLNYVEERDEALRGADAVIVVTEWDDYRRELDPSHAGTLVAGKVIVDGRNTLDAGAWRAAGWTYLGMGRP; translated from the coding sequence ATGAAGCTTTCGGTCATCGGTTGCGGGTACCTCGGCGCCGTTCACGCGGCAGCAATGGCATCCATCGGCCATGAAGTGGTCGGCATTGACGTGGATCAGCGCAAGATCGACGCGTTGTCGAAGGGCGAGGCGCCGTTCTTCGAGCCCGGTCTTCAGGAGATCCTCACCGAGGGGATCACGTCCGGAAACCTGAGCTTCACGACGGACATGGCCGCCGCGCAGGGGGCGAAGGTTCACTTCGTCGGCGTGGGCACCCCCCAGCAGAAGGACGGCTACGCAGCCGACCTCACCTACGTGAACGCAGCGATCGACGGCCTACTCCCCTACCTTTCCGAGGGAGACATCGTCGCGGGCAAGTCCACCGTCCCGGTGGGCACCGCTGCTCTGCTCGCAGAACGCGTGGATCCCACCGGGGCAACCCTTGTTTGGAATCCAGAGTTCTTGCGCGAGGGCTGGGCGGTCAAGGACACGATCGACCCAGACAGGTTGGTGGCGGGTGTCCCCGAAGGCCCCACCGGCGAGCGCGCCGCTGGAGTCCTTCGCGAGGTGTACCACCCGGCCATCGCAAAGGGCACCCCCTTCCTCGTCATGGACCGCGCGACGTCTGAACTTGTAAAGGTATCGGCCAATGCGTTCCTCGCGACCAAGATCAGCTTCATTAACGCCATGGCGGAGATCGCGGAGGTGACCGGCGCGGATGTGACCAAGCTGTCCGAGGCGATCGGGTACGACGAGCGAATCGGCCGTCAGTTCTTGAAGTCGGGAATCGGTTTCGGCGGCGGTTGCCTCCCGAAAGACATCCGTGCGTTTAGCGCCAGAGCAGAGGAGCTAGGGAGGGGCGAGTCGGTGGCGTTCCTCCGGCAGGTTGACGAGATCAACCTCCGCCGCCGTGAGCGCGCTGTGCAATTGGTAGTTGAAGGTCTCGGCGGAAGCGCCTTCAAGAAGAACGTGACCGTTCTAGGGGCAGCGTTCAAACCGCACTCGGACGACATCCGCGACTCCCCCGCCCTCGACGTAGCCGTTCGACTACACGGTCTCGGCGCGTGGGTGACCGTCACCGACCCCGCAGCCCTGGACAACGCCCGTCGCGTACACCCACAGCTCAACTACGTTGAGGAGCGGGATGAGGCGCTCCGTGGTGCGGACGCCGTGATCGTCGTGACCGAATGGGACGACTATCGAAGGGAGCTTGATCCCTCGCACGCTGGCACCCTTGTAGCGGGCAAGGTCATCGTCGACGGGCGCAACACTCTGGATGCAGGAGCCTGGCGTGCCGCCGGCTGGACGTATCTTGGGATGGGCCGGCCGTGA
- a CDS encoding helix-turn-helix transcriptional regulator, whose product MTITTAGQWTQYCRMLGDNLSAARAARGLSQEQVARAAGLATFTYQKLEKGESNPGSPANPRLHTLVSLALVLNLELATMLPSADLAKA is encoded by the coding sequence ATGACGATCACCACCGCCGGGCAGTGGACGCAGTACTGCCGGATGCTGGGCGACAATCTCTCGGCGGCGCGCGCCGCACGGGGCCTGAGCCAGGAGCAGGTCGCACGCGCAGCCGGCCTGGCGACATTCACGTACCAGAAGCTGGAGAAGGGCGAGTCCAACCCGGGCAGCCCCGCGAATCCGCGACTGCACACCCTCGTCTCGCTCGCGCTCGTGCTGAACCTCGAGCTCGCGACGATGCTCCCGTCCGCCGACCTCGCGAAGGCGTGA
- a CDS encoding DUF4916 domain-containing protein: MTFLPRELYDRIEQSVPVACVDFVPMRANADGPREIGLILRDSPHGQVWCHLGGRIHRGETIADAIRRHARETVGVTPELPLNPQPAYVYEWFPTELAPVDGTAFGDDPRKQAIGLSFVVELPTGTRPANEALRFEYFPVSALPSPLWPGCAELFQRMGVITGQAM; the protein is encoded by the coding sequence ATGACTTTCCTCCCGAGAGAGCTTTACGACCGCATCGAGCAGTCTGTCCCGGTCGCGTGCGTCGACTTCGTTCCCATGCGTGCGAACGCTGACGGACCGCGCGAGATCGGACTCATTCTCCGTGACTCGCCCCACGGGCAGGTCTGGTGCCATCTCGGCGGGCGTATCCACCGCGGAGAGACGATCGCAGATGCCATCCGTCGCCACGCGAGAGAGACGGTGGGGGTGACGCCGGAGCTTCCGCTCAACCCCCAGCCGGCCTACGTATACGAGTGGTTCCCCACCGAGCTCGCGCCGGTCGACGGCACCGCGTTCGGTGACGACCCCCGCAAACAGGCGATCGGTCTGTCGTTCGTCGTGGAGCTTCCCACGGGAACTCGCCCGGCGAACGAGGCGCTCAGATTTGAGTACTTTCCCGTCAGCGCGCTCCCATCGCCGTTGTGGCCGGGCTGCGCCGAGCTCTTTCAGCGGATGGGAGTCATCACCGGTCAGGCGATGTAG
- a CDS encoding LamG-like jellyroll fold domain-containing protein: MSRTTRRAVTVATITAIAGSVLLGGTAASAATQGTTTAPTTAGSDATGDRSSFVLPVLPDTQFYSRYSASQFVPQYGTNPFEVQTQWIVDNQRELNMPFTVHVGDVVDQQGQSGEWDAAAKAMKILTDGGMEYSVLPGNHDVSDMNARSSVGISGNYLARFGESQLRAQAGDGLIGTFQNGLSSAYLFEAEGHTWMSLAIAWNASDDTFAWAQGVLDAHPGIPVILSSHAIIGIAEDQVSPASWWWGEELWNRLIKSNDEIILTVNGHFHGSTSQTRTNDAGHPVYQVLTDYQMAADGGNGIMSLFEFNLSGGDITLSTISPWVPKKHANSVTSTDAPVLTGSGQSLTMPLDFRSRFGWTIDASDEDQVDLSARAKAIVSTGWSGSNGGAARAVAGASNDYIQVDGTVAHWRFGGVPEGVVDENSVIPDVAGDSPMYRNAIDETDANEALDDVKVSHENHAYYSSDFGAVCFSNVYRNASGPDNLSFLSTEYGAPATFADLTASTGYTLESFLQLDEGWTETANRWGAAITRGGSREWTGIHDSADPGAGAAWLGISSLREYQFSAGDTTTGNSYTNWSGEIMPGSWHHVAIVNDPDARTVIMYVDGVPVLRNASNVGGMMAADFMPWIIGTSTWDTEPDHGWNGCVGETRIVDHALSQSEFLTQRVDIDGTGANFALTTDTGTVLAHDAKITDFTGTGFPGAKITVTAGEARLGEAVVAEDGTWKVTLDAPVAGSGAHAFAFTQAIGTRSGKPFEATVMIGEDTAWSPVEGDLSDTLEGLITVTPENFVPGQAISVRVPEGHEGEELSAFLFSQPIGLGLSTVTGGSMRLVTPASLPLGVHRLAVYTADGTILGWSNVLISAPVTGTDPAPVTDPTAPVAAGPGASGELPTTGIEIASLVLLFAAGLGALAIGVGAVRRARRR; encoded by the coding sequence ATGTCACGAACGACCCGCCGCGCCGTCACGGTCGCGACCATCACCGCCATCGCCGGCTCCGTGCTGCTCGGCGGCACGGCCGCATCCGCTGCGACGCAGGGCACCACCACCGCACCGACCACGGCCGGATCCGACGCCACCGGAGACCGCTCCAGCTTCGTGCTGCCGGTGCTGCCCGACACGCAGTTCTACTCCCGCTACAGCGCGTCGCAGTTCGTGCCCCAGTACGGCACGAACCCCTTCGAGGTGCAGACGCAGTGGATCGTCGACAACCAGCGCGAGCTCAACATGCCCTTCACCGTGCATGTGGGCGACGTCGTCGACCAGCAGGGTCAGAGCGGCGAGTGGGATGCGGCCGCCAAAGCCATGAAGATCCTCACCGACGGCGGCATGGAGTACTCGGTGCTCCCCGGCAACCACGACGTGAGCGACATGAACGCCCGCTCCTCCGTCGGCATCTCGGGCAACTACCTCGCCCGCTTCGGCGAATCCCAGCTGCGCGCCCAAGCGGGCGACGGCCTGATCGGCACCTTCCAGAACGGGCTCTCCTCCGCCTATCTCTTCGAGGCCGAGGGGCACACGTGGATGTCGCTCGCGATCGCGTGGAACGCCTCCGACGACACCTTCGCGTGGGCGCAGGGCGTGCTCGACGCGCACCCCGGCATCCCCGTCATCCTCTCCTCGCACGCGATCATCGGCATCGCCGAAGACCAGGTGTCGCCGGCATCCTGGTGGTGGGGCGAAGAGCTCTGGAACCGGCTCATCAAGAGCAACGACGAGATCATCCTCACCGTCAACGGTCACTTCCACGGCTCCACGTCCCAGACCCGCACGAACGACGCCGGGCACCCGGTGTACCAGGTGCTCACCGACTACCAGATGGCCGCCGACGGCGGAAACGGCATCATGAGCCTGTTCGAGTTCAACCTCTCGGGCGGCGACATCACCCTGTCGACGATCTCGCCGTGGGTGCCCAAGAAGCACGCGAATTCGGTCACCTCCACGGATGCGCCGGTGCTGACCGGCTCCGGACAGAGCCTCACGATGCCGCTCGATTTCCGCTCCCGCTTCGGGTGGACGATCGATGCGTCCGACGAAGACCAGGTCGACCTCTCGGCGCGCGCGAAGGCGATCGTGTCGACCGGATGGAGCGGCTCGAACGGCGGCGCCGCTCGCGCCGTCGCAGGAGCCTCCAACGACTACATCCAGGTCGACGGAACCGTCGCGCACTGGCGTTTCGGTGGCGTGCCCGAGGGCGTCGTCGACGAGAACTCGGTGATCCCCGACGTCGCCGGCGACAGCCCGATGTACCGCAACGCGATCGATGAGACCGACGCGAACGAGGCCCTCGACGACGTGAAGGTCTCGCATGAGAACCACGCCTACTACTCGTCCGACTTCGGCGCGGTCTGCTTCAGCAACGTCTACCGCAACGCCTCCGGCCCCGACAACCTGTCGTTCCTGTCGACCGAGTACGGCGCGCCGGCGACCTTCGCCGACCTGACCGCCTCGACCGGCTACACGCTGGAGAGCTTCCTGCAGCTCGACGAGGGCTGGACCGAGACGGCCAACCGATGGGGCGCGGCGATCACCCGCGGTGGTTCGCGCGAGTGGACCGGCATCCACGATTCCGCAGACCCGGGCGCCGGCGCCGCCTGGCTCGGCATCTCGAGCCTGCGCGAGTACCAGTTCTCCGCCGGAGACACCACGACGGGCAACTCGTACACCAACTGGTCGGGCGAGATCATGCCCGGCTCGTGGCACCACGTGGCGATCGTCAACGACCCCGACGCCCGCACCGTGATCATGTACGTCGACGGAGTGCCGGTGCTGCGCAACGCGTCGAACGTCGGCGGGATGATGGCCGCCGACTTCATGCCCTGGATCATCGGCACGTCGACGTGGGACACCGAGCCCGACCACGGCTGGAACGGATGCGTCGGCGAGACCCGCATCGTCGATCATGCGCTCTCGCAGAGCGAGTTCCTCACCCAGCGCGTCGACATCGACGGCACGGGCGCGAACTTCGCCCTCACGACCGACACCGGCACGGTGCTTGCGCACGACGCGAAGATCACCGATTTCACCGGAACCGGCTTCCCGGGCGCGAAGATCACGGTCACGGCGGGAGAAGCTCGCCTCGGCGAGGCGGTCGTCGCCGAGGACGGCACCTGGAAGGTGACTCTCGATGCGCCCGTCGCAGGCTCGGGCGCACACGCCTTCGCCTTCACGCAGGCGATCGGCACCCGCTCCGGCAAGCCGTTCGAGGCGACGGTCATGATCGGCGAGGACACCGCCTGGAGCCCCGTCGAGGGCGATCTGTCCGACACCCTCGAGGGCCTCATCACGGTGACGCCCGAGAACTTCGTGCCGGGCCAGGCGATCAGCGTGCGCGTGCCGGAAGGACACGAGGGCGAGGAACTGTCGGCGTTCCTCTTCTCCCAGCCGATCGGCCTCGGACTGTCGACGGTCACCGGCGGATCCATGCGCCTCGTGACGCCCGCATCCCTTCCGCTCGGGGTGCACCGGCTCGCGGTCTACACCGCGGACGGCACGATCCTCGGCTGGAGCAACGTGCTCATCAGCGCACCCGTCACCGGCACCGACCCCGCGCCCGTCACCGACCCGACGGCTCCGGTCGCTGCAGGGCCGGGTGCGTCGGGCGAGCTGCCGACCACCGGCATCGAGATCGCCTCCCTCGTGCTGCTGTTCGCGGCGGGGCTGGGCGCGCTCGCCATCGGCGTGGGTGCAGTACGTCGAGCTCGGCGCCGCTGA
- a CDS encoding DUF222 domain-containing protein, producing the protein MARDEVIGFSDAQNARFAEVVHAVEAADAALAAAQARMMRALADARELAREVAASSPAQVRAHDMAERAVSSEIGAALRLSDRAVQRRMDAAAELASDYPRTLAALESGRIHMGHVRVITDAGSILPIETRTVFETHALAHCEAQTPGRAKRAIEMLAQRLHPRSFTERHLEARERRGVSITPLGEGMSHLGIDAPTVLVDGAYDRATRMARALLDLRAHAAARVRDARASGREPDSADLTLASDTRTTDKLRADLMADLLLTGNPGADAALPGDGAGTLGAIRAQIQVVVPALSLIGADDDAADLAGRSPIDADTARRLAGGNTEWRRILTDPVDGRVLASDRRLAPPDLRQWVQARDQHCRFPGCTTPAVRCEIDHVVDWARGGPTAAENLQALCQRHHSMKQFTAWRVSLLDHGVISWTSPLGQTYTEHASPPIVFFSDEPDARCSSPTPDDSGRTSTGDHERCAQDDGDPPPWENSA; encoded by the coding sequence ATGGCACGCGACGAGGTGATCGGCTTCAGCGACGCGCAGAACGCGCGGTTCGCCGAGGTCGTGCACGCCGTCGAAGCAGCGGATGCGGCACTCGCCGCAGCACAAGCCCGCATGATGCGGGCACTCGCCGACGCGCGAGAACTGGCACGCGAGGTCGCGGCATCCTCGCCCGCACAGGTGCGCGCCCATGACATGGCCGAGCGCGCCGTCTCGTCCGAGATCGGTGCCGCGCTGCGCCTCTCCGACCGCGCCGTCCAGCGACGCATGGATGCGGCGGCCGAGCTCGCCTCCGACTACCCCCGCACCCTCGCCGCACTCGAGTCGGGCCGCATCCACATGGGCCACGTCCGCGTCATCACGGATGCAGGCAGCATCCTCCCCATCGAGACGCGCACGGTCTTCGAGACCCACGCGCTCGCCCACTGCGAGGCACAGACTCCCGGACGGGCGAAGCGCGCCATCGAGATGCTCGCCCAGCGCCTGCATCCCCGCTCCTTCACCGAGCGACACCTCGAGGCGCGGGAGAGACGCGGGGTGTCGATCACCCCTCTCGGCGAGGGCATGAGCCACCTCGGTATCGATGCCCCCACCGTGCTCGTCGACGGCGCCTACGATCGCGCCACCCGCATGGCCCGCGCGCTGCTCGACCTCCGCGCGCACGCAGCAGCGCGGGTGCGCGACGCGCGCGCCTCGGGACGCGAACCAGACTCCGCCGACCTCACCCTCGCCTCCGACACACGCACCACCGATAAGCTGCGCGCCGATCTCATGGCCGACCTCCTTCTGACCGGCAACCCCGGAGCGGATGCGGCGCTCCCCGGAGACGGCGCGGGAACGCTGGGCGCGATCCGCGCCCAGATCCAGGTCGTCGTGCCCGCGCTGTCGCTCATCGGCGCCGACGACGACGCCGCCGACCTCGCCGGGCGTTCCCCGATCGACGCCGACACCGCCCGGCGCCTGGCCGGCGGCAACACCGAGTGGCGCCGCATCCTCACCGACCCGGTCGACGGTCGGGTGCTCGCCAGCGATCGGCGCCTCGCCCCGCCGGATCTCCGCCAGTGGGTGCAGGCGCGAGACCAGCACTGCCGCTTCCCCGGCTGCACGACGCCGGCCGTCCGATGCGAGATCGACCACGTCGTCGACTGGGCGCGCGGCGGCCCGACCGCCGCCGAGAATCTGCAGGCGCTGTGCCAACGTCACCACTCGATGAAGCAGTTCACGGCCTGGAGAGTCTCGCTGCTCGATCACGGCGTGATCTCGTGGACCTCCCCGCTCGGGCAGACCTACACCGAGCACGCCTCGCCCCCGATCGTCTTCTTCAGCGACGAGCCCGACGCACGATGCTCCTCACCTACGCCCGACGATTCCGGTCGCACCTCCACCGGTGATCACGAACGGTGCGCCCAAGACGACGGCGACCCGCCTCCGTGGGAGAACTCCGCCTGA